One stretch of Euphorbia lathyris chromosome 7, ddEupLath1.1, whole genome shotgun sequence DNA includes these proteins:
- the LOC136200687 gene encoding uncharacterized protein yields MAISLANGLKSLSLVLCCLMVGTIIYTISIDGLPFRKDLLTLWMASLVLDCFINAVPLAAWVLYKETNSIAVIVWIILLVCFGSITTCAYIFIQFLKLSPEESAQDPIYHVLLHYENKNVLEQKRKHSPVLVARITFSILGWLMLGTWIYTISTDGSFLHKEFYTPWMVATLVDFYMINVIVLSVWVAYKESSWLSAFLWITSFICLGSVCTCAYIVKQLMQFTSQDPLYLVLLN; encoded by the exons ATGGCAATTTCTCTGGCGAATGGATTAAAAAGTTTGTCCTTGGTACTATGTTGCTTAATGGTTGGCACTATCATTTACACAATCTCCATTGATGGACTTCCCTTTCGCAAAGACCTTCTCACACT GTGGATGGCTTCTCTTGTGCTTGATTGTTTCATCAATGCAGTACCGTTGGCG GCTTGGGTTCTCTACAAGGAAACAAACTCAATAGCTGTAATTGTCTGGATAATTCTTCTTGTGTGCTTCGGCAG CATTACCACGTGTGCCTACATTTTCATTCAATTTCTCAAATTATCGCCTGAAGAATCTGCTCAAGATCCGATATACCATGTTCTACTGCATTATGAAAACAA GAATGTATTGGAACAGAAAAGGAAACACTCTCCTGTGTTGGTTGCAAGAATTACTTTTAGCATTTTGGGTTGGTTGATGTTGGGAACTTGGATCTACACTATTTCAACCGATGGTTCTTTTTTACATAAAGAGTTTTATACTCC ATGGATGGTTGCAACACTGGTTGACTTCTACATGATCAATGTCATTGTCCTTTCG GTATGGGTAGCCTATAAGGAATCAAGTTGGCTCAGTGCATTCTTGTGGATAACGTCATTTATATGTTTGGGCAG CGTTTGTACTTGTGCCTATATTGTTAAGCAGCTAATGCAGTTTACCTCTCAAGACCCACTCTACCTAGTTTTATTGAACTGA